From one Paenibacillus sp. FSL K6-1330 genomic stretch:
- the rlmN gene encoding 23S rRNA (adenine(2503)-C(2))-methyltransferase RlmN gives MKPFIYDYSLEELQAWAQENGEPAFRGTQIYDWLYVKRVNDFAEMTNLSKELRTKLEQEFSFVTLTEITKLESKDGTVKFLFGLHDDHAIETVIMRHNYGNSICVTTQVGCRIGCTFCASTLGGLKRNLTSGEIVAQVVQAQKILDKTGERVGSIVIMGSGEPFENYEATMKFLRTMIHEKGLNIGQRHITVSTSGIVPNIYKFTEEDTQINLAISIHAPNDKLRSKLMPVNRRFPFDDVIESLRYYQAKTGRRITFEYALIGGVNDQVEHAEELADVIKDMNCFVNLIPVNHVPERKYVRTSRNDIFKFQRALADKGVNVTIRREQGHDIAAACGQLRAKHMELG, from the coding sequence ATGAAACCTTTTATATATGATTATTCACTGGAAGAGCTTCAAGCATGGGCTCAAGAGAATGGGGAACCGGCGTTTCGCGGAACCCAGATCTATGACTGGCTGTACGTAAAGCGGGTGAACGACTTTGCTGAAATGACGAATCTGTCCAAGGAGCTTCGGACGAAGCTGGAACAGGAGTTCAGTTTTGTTACCCTGACGGAAATCACCAAGCTGGAGTCAAAGGATGGAACGGTCAAGTTTCTGTTCGGTCTGCATGATGACCATGCGATCGAGACCGTCATCATGAGGCACAATTACGGCAACAGCATCTGCGTTACAACGCAGGTAGGCTGCCGCATCGGATGTACGTTCTGTGCATCCACACTGGGTGGCTTGAAGCGGAATCTGACCTCCGGCGAGATTGTTGCCCAGGTGGTTCAGGCGCAGAAGATTCTCGATAAAACGGGAGAACGTGTCGGCAGCATCGTGATCATGGGCTCAGGCGAACCGTTTGAGAACTATGAAGCGACCATGAAGTTTCTGCGCACGATGATCCATGAAAAAGGCTTGAATATCGGCCAGCGCCACATTACCGTTTCGACGAGTGGCATTGTGCCTAACATCTATAAATTCACGGAAGAGGATACTCAGATTAATCTGGCCATCTCCATCCATGCACCGAACGATAAGCTGCGCTCCAAGTTAATGCCTGTTAACCGCCGGTTCCCGTTTGATGACGTGATTGAGTCGCTTCGTTATTATCAAGCAAAAACCGGACGGCGCATTACGTTTGAATACGCCTTGATCGGCGGCGTAAACGATCAGGTTGAGCATGCCGAAGAGCTTGCGGATGTCATTAAGGATATGAACTGCTTCGTCAATCTGATTCCGGTTAACCATGTGCCGGAACGGAAATATGTTCGCACATCGCGTAACGATATTTTCAAATTTCAACGTGCGTTAGCAGACAAGGGGGTCAATGTGACCATCCGTCGTGAACAAGGCCATGATATCGCTGCCGCTTGCGGTCAGCTGCGGGCCAAGCATATGGAGTTGGGGTGA
- a CDS encoding Stp1/IreP family PP2C-type Ser/Thr phosphatase → MIKTVHVSHVGRVRPVNEDSVFVSTLEHGYTLGVVADGMGGHLAGDTASRLAVDTVAEDLSSLEQDMSMESIRAALGDAILHANAVIYREASADERLHNMGTTIVAVLLRGSEGYIGHIGDSRAYKVVPGQVIRLTDDHTLVNELFKSGQITEDQLETHPRKNVLSRALGTDVDVTVELTPVTIGEGEVLLLCSDGLSNRVSRELIGQISGSLDLPLEERADRLLQLALLAGGEDNITVAMFEHQEEVVGQRIKGWDS, encoded by the coding sequence TTGATCAAGACGGTTCATGTAAGCCATGTGGGACGCGTTCGTCCTGTTAATGAAGATTCGGTATTTGTTAGCACACTGGAGCATGGCTATACCTTGGGTGTGGTTGCTGACGGTATGGGAGGTCACCTTGCGGGTGACACCGCCAGCAGGCTTGCGGTAGATACCGTAGCCGAGGATTTGTCTTCTTTGGAACAGGACATGTCCATGGAAAGTATTCGGGCTGCGCTTGGTGATGCCATATTGCATGCCAATGCCGTTATCTATCGTGAAGCCTCGGCTGATGAGCGGCTTCACAATATGGGCACGACGATTGTAGCGGTGCTGCTGCGAGGTTCCGAAGGTTATATCGGACATATCGGGGATAGCAGGGCTTACAAAGTCGTTCCCGGACAAGTGATTCGACTCACAGATGACCACACATTGGTCAATGAGCTTTTTAAGAGTGGTCAGATTACGGAAGATCAACTGGAAACCCATCCCCGGAAAAATGTATTAAGCCGGGCACTTGGAACGGATGTGGATGTGACGGTTGAGCTAACACCGGTTACGATCGGAGAAGGCGAAGTGCTGCTGCTCTGCAGTGACGGGCTCAGCAACCGGGTCAGCCGCGAGCTGATCGGTCAGATTTCCGGTTCACTTGACCTTCCTCTGGAAGAAAGAGCGGATCGCCTGCTTCAACTGGCACTTCTTGCTGGCGGTGAGGACAACATCA